The Nitrospira tepida genome includes a window with the following:
- a CDS encoding glycosyltransferase family 4 protein, which translates to MHKAIMNRPVPVLYVSHHADIIGGGEISLLTLLKGLDREVWSPILVVPGEGRVAEYGRAMHIPTHVMPMPSCRWPNAAMRAGISLLRRLIADCRAELVHANGSRAMVYAALARRTTKARTVWHVRVADSDGLLDRLLAASADRIIVNSHAVGSRFQFVPQDKLVCIHNGIDPADYDPVPAADLTSFRRSYGIPADAPVVVSVGRFVPYKGYRFLIQAARRLADRLPEIHWLLVGDGEERSSLERLAKDLGLERTLHFTGWLSRPQLALAAGQVFVLPSLGEHFGRVLLEAMAMRKAVVATNAGGAREIVRAGYTGVLVPPSDSQALAEAVQGLLANRPLADYLGANGRHRVETCFTLDRHLQAVGNLYRSLLFGQP; encoded by the coding sequence ATGCACAAGGCCATAATGAATCGGCCTGTTCCCGTGCTTTACGTCTCGCACCATGCCGACATCATCGGTGGGGGAGAGATCAGCCTGCTGACCTTGCTGAAGGGCCTCGACCGCGAAGTCTGGTCCCCCATCCTGGTCGTACCAGGCGAAGGCCGGGTGGCCGAATACGGTCGCGCCATGCACATTCCAACCCATGTCATGCCCATGCCCTCCTGCCGATGGCCGAACGCCGCCATGAGGGCGGGAATCAGCCTGTTGCGGCGGCTCATTGCCGACTGTCGAGCGGAGTTGGTGCACGCCAACGGATCGCGCGCCATGGTGTATGCGGCCCTGGCTCGCCGAACGACGAAAGCGCGGACCGTCTGGCATGTCCGCGTGGCGGACTCTGACGGGCTGCTGGACCGTCTGCTGGCAGCCTCCGCGGATCGCATCATCGTCAATTCCCATGCGGTCGGAAGCCGCTTCCAGTTCGTCCCGCAGGACAAGCTGGTCTGCATCCATAACGGCATCGACCCGGCGGACTATGATCCGGTTCCGGCGGCGGACCTGACATCGTTTCGCCGGAGTTATGGGATTCCCGCGGACGCTCCGGTCGTGGTCAGCGTCGGGCGCTTCGTTCCCTACAAGGGCTATCGGTTTTTGATTCAGGCGGCGCGCCGTCTGGCGGACCGCCTGCCGGAGATCCATTGGCTTCTGGTCGGCGACGGCGAGGAGCGAAGCTCGCTCGAACGTCTCGCCAAAGATCTGGGCCTTGAGCGGACCCTGCACTTTACGGGCTGGCTTTCCCGCCCGCAGCTCGCGCTCGCCGCCGGCCAGGTGTTCGTGCTGCCCTCGCTCGGCGAACATTTCGGTCGGGTGCTTCTTGAAGCCATGGCCATGCGCAAGGCGGTAGTGGCGACCAATGCCGGGGGCGCCCGGGAGATCGTGAGGGCCGGCTATACCGGCGTGCTCGTCCCGCCGTCCGATTCGCAGGCGCTGGCCGAGGCGGTGCAGGGACTGTTGGCCAACCGGCCGCTGGCCGACTATCTGGGCGCCAATGGGAGACATCGGGTGGAAACCTGTTTCACGCTCGATCGACATCTCCAGGCGGTGGGGAACCTGTACCGATCGTTGCTCTTCGGTCAACCATGA
- a CDS encoding class I SAM-dependent methyltransferase, whose amino-acid sequence MTACNLCGGTAWTVLEDLAPTRVVRCSCKLVFVTPLPDRPTIESAYGAHYYEEWQSQDDERRRMWIRRMQLVESLWSEKGTLLDVGCGEGTFLRLARSRGWQVAGTELSAFASQASPDLTIHRGEIWEAGLRSGSFDVATCWHVIEHVRDPLRLLSEVLRLLRPGGLLLLATPNGRDYLFRLAYLVARGRWPPLYEPDERELHLYYFNVPTLRALAEKAGFRDLTIGYDEGAAVTTAKRLVDRLAYWWYRATGLHWGMGLQLVARKGNGS is encoded by the coding sequence ATGACGGCTTGCAATCTCTGCGGAGGCACGGCCTGGACCGTTCTGGAGGACCTCGCGCCCACCAGGGTGGTGCGTTGTTCCTGCAAGCTGGTCTTCGTCACGCCCTTGCCCGACCGGCCGACCATCGAATCGGCCTACGGCGCCCACTATTATGAGGAATGGCAATCCCAGGACGATGAACGCCGGCGCATGTGGATCAGGCGCATGCAACTGGTGGAATCCTTATGGTCTGAGAAGGGGACGCTGTTGGATGTCGGCTGCGGCGAAGGGACATTTCTCCGGTTGGCTCGGAGCCGAGGCTGGCAGGTTGCCGGCACGGAGCTGTCGGCCTTTGCCTCCCAGGCCTCGCCTGATCTGACGATCCATCGCGGAGAGATCTGGGAAGCCGGACTTCGCTCCGGCTCGTTCGACGTGGCGACCTGCTGGCACGTCATTGAACATGTGAGAGATCCCTTGCGTCTCCTGTCCGAAGTCCTCCGGCTGCTCCGCCCAGGAGGGCTCTTGTTGCTGGCGACTCCCAACGGCCGTGATTACCTGTTCCGCCTGGCCTATCTGGTCGCAAGGGGGCGGTGGCCTCCGCTTTACGAACCGGATGAACGGGAGCTGCATCTCTATTACTTCAACGTACCCACGTTACGGGCCTTGGCGGAGAAGGCCGGGTTTCGAGACCTGACGATCGGCTACGATGAGGGGGCAGCGGTCACCACGGCTAAACGGCTGGTGGACCGGCTCGCCTATTGGTGGTATCGCGCGACCGGTCTGCATTGGGGCATGGGCCTGCAGCTCGTCGCCCGCAAGGGGAACGGGTCGTGA